The Triplophysa rosa linkage group LG3, Trosa_1v2, whole genome shotgun sequence genome has a segment encoding these proteins:
- the slc41a2a gene encoding LOW QUALITY PROTEIN: solute carrier family 41 member 2 (The sequence of the model RefSeq protein was modified relative to this genomic sequence to represent the inferred CDS: inserted 1 base in 1 codon), whose translation MGSVNEAQQVGSTDPPKDGHPFMPSPEADRPCFTRSICSNTNTEFSDLDPLVPNAGYGTSSTSGSLIQDEQVEIRQEMPSESVRVMVLQILFPFLLAGFGTVMAGTLLELVQHWDIFLNVMEIFILVPPLLGLKGNLEMTLASRLSTAVNVGRMTSSSEKWNLIVGNLALKQLQATVLGFLAALLASGLGWILQEELLVKHVALLCCCSVVTAFMASFLQGIIMVGVIVGSKKVGINPDNIATPLAASFGDLITLGLLAIIGQGFYYCMDPYPYISYLVCVIFLCLTPLWVIISFRHPESRKLLLTGWEPIITALVISSLGGLILDKTIADPNLGSIVVYTPVINGVGGNLVSIQASRIATYLHFQCTLGEPPEDSKGCYWPSRSFCAKGPNGRSAQVLLALTIPGHLVFIYTIYLIEGSENPPTPVFISLYLVAAFTQVFLLLCIADVMVHCLWKFGRDPDSFSIPYLTALGDLLGTAFLALCFYIMXIGDITVDMGDNGHYLCSERVESNL comes from the exons ATGGGATCTGTCAATGAAGCACAGCAGGTGGGCTCAACTGACCCGCCAAAAGATGGGCATCCGTTTATGCCCAGTCCAGAGGCCGACAGACCCTGCTTCACCCGTTCTATCTGcagtaacacaaacacagagtttTCAGACTTAGATCCTCTAGTGCCCAATGCAGGTTACGGGACATCATCAACCTCTGGATCCCTGATACAAGATGAACAAGTGGAGATTCGTCAGGAGATGCCAAGCGAATCGGTCCGGGTGATGGTGCTACAGATTTTGTTTCCGTTCCTCCTAGCGGGCTTTGGAACAGTGATGGCAGGCACGTTACTGGAACTTGTGCAG CATTGGGACATTTTTCTAAACGTGATGGAGATCTTCATTCTGGTCCCACCTCTGCTTGGTCTAAAGGGGAACCTGGAGATGACTCTGGCGTCAAGATTGTCCACTGCG GTGAATGTTGGCAGAATGACATCTTCAAGTGAGAAGTGGAACCTCATCGTTGGAAATCTTGCCCTCAAGCAG CTTCAAGCTACTGTTCTGGGCTTCTTAGCTGCGCTGCTAGCTTCAGGTCTTGGATGGATCCTTCAAGAGGAGCTTCTCGTGAAACACGTAGCATTGCTTTGCTGTTGCAGTGTAGTGACTGCATTCATGGCATCATTTTTGCAAG GGATCATAATGGTCGGGGTGATTGTTGGCTCAAAAAAGGTGGGCATCAACCCAGACAATATAGCCACGCCCCTCGCAGCCAGTTTTGGAGACCTTATCACATTGGGACTTCTTGCCATCATCGGTCAAGGCTTTTATTACTGCATGG ACCCTTATCCATACATTTCCTACTTGGTGTGTGTCATATTCTTGTGTCTGACGCCACTGTGGGTGATTATTTCATTTCGTCACCCTGAGAGTCGCAAGCTGCTGCTTACCGGCTGGGAGCCAATCATAACAGCTCTTGTGATCAGCAG TCTTGGTGGACTGATTCTGGACAAAACCATCGCCGATCCAAACCTTGGGAGTATTGTGGTTTACACACCTGTAATAAATG GTGTTGGTGGTAATCTGGTTTCCATCCAGGCTAGTCGAATAGCTACATATCTGCATTTTCAATGTACTCTGGGTGAGCCACCAGAAGATTCAAAAGGATGTTACTGGCCCAGTCGCAGCTTTTGTGCCAAAG GCCCGAATGGAAGATCGGCACAGGTGCTGCTTGCATTGACCATCCCAGGTCATCTGGTTTTTATCTACACTATTTACTTAATAGAAGGGAGTGAGAATCCGCCCACTCCTGTCTTCATATCACTCTATTTGGTAGCAGCTTTTACACAG GTTTTCTTACTGCTGTGCATCGCTGATGTGATGGTTCACTGCTTGTGGAAGTTCGGCAGGGACCCTGATAGCTTCTCCATCCCTTATCTGACAGCTCTGGGAGATCTGCTGGGCACTGCCTTTCTGGCACTGTGTTTTTATATCA TCATTGGTGACATAACTGTTGATATGGGTGACAACGGACACTATCTGTGTTCTGAAAGGGTGGAATCTAATTTATGA
- the washc4 gene encoding WASH complex subunit 4 — MAVDSLSPDWEFDRFDDGSQKIHTEVQLKSYEKFLEEYAAQLQGIEEALDDSIGDVWDFTLDPIALKLIPYDQSSLLELIKTENKVLNKVITVYAALCCEVKKLKYEAETKFYNGLVYYGEGVSDTSVVEGESQIQMGRFISFLQELSCFVSRCFEVVVNMVHQLAALYNSNKSATKIIESTGVHFQTVYEHLGELLAVLITLDEIMENHTTLKEHWKMYKRLLKSVHHNPGKFAIPEEKLKPFEKLILKLEGQLLDSMIFQACVEQRFDNAGEGVSVSKNSAFAEEFFYNIRTIFVNVESKLGEPSEIDQRDKYAGVCCLFVLHFHIFRTVDKKIYKSLLDVCKKVPAVTLTANIVWFPDTFLINKVPAAAKLMDKKSIQSIRSNRDTFLQQKAQMLIKDMQSYYIFVTSWMMKMESILSKEPKPDKLSEDLSNRCNTFVQGILYAYSISTIIKTTMNMYMSMQRPMTKTSVKALCRMVELLKAVEHTFHRRSLVVADSVSHITQQLQSQALASISAAKKRVISDKKYSEQRLDVLSALVLAENTLNGPSTKERRLVVSLALSVGTQMKTFKDEELLPLQLVLKKLDLISELRERVKVQCDCSFLYWHRTVFPIYLDDVYENAVDAARIHYKFSALRDCVPTMLYAKHMESCDQLLVCYDTEIMEILNQHLLDKLCKEIEKDLRLSVHTHLKLDDRNPFKVGMKDLAHFFSLKPIRFFNRFIDIKAYVTHYLDKTFYNLTTVALHDWATYSEMRNLATQRYGLFMTEAHLPSQTLEQGLDVLEIMRNIHVFVSRYLYNLNNQIFIEKTSNNKHLNTINIRHIANSIRTHGTGIMNTTVNFTYQFLRKKFYIFSQFMYDEHIKSRLIKDIRFFRETKDQTDQKYPFDRAEKFNRGIRKLGLTPDGQSYLDQFRQLISQIGNAMGYVRMIRSGGLHCCSSAIRFVPDLEDIVNFEELVKEEGLSEETQKAASQLDCVLSDLTSNSAEGTEYFKMLVGVFAPEFRSAKNMHLRNFYMIVPPLTVNFVEHSISCKEKLNKKNKEGATFTDDGFAMGVAYILKLLDQYQEFDSLHWFQAVREKYKKEMVKEQNVQSTSQDEKLMQTMNLTQKRLDVYLQEFELLYFSLSSARIFFRADKTAAEETQEKKDREDVSKSGAGSSTVEGSPGDPSAK, encoded by the exons ATGGCAGTGGATTCTCTATCTCCTGACTGGGAGTTTGATCGCTTTGATGATGGATCGCAAA AAATCCACACAGAAGTGCAGCTTAAAAGCTATGAGAAGTTTCTAGAAGAGTATGCTGCTCAGCTCCAGGGCATCGAGGAAGCGTTAGATGACTCTATCGGAGATGTGTGGGACTTTACTCTGGATCCTATTGCTTTGAAG CTCATCCCGTATGATCAGTCCTCACTGTTGGAGCTCatcaaaactgaaaataag GTGCTCAACAAAGTTATTACAGTTTATGCAGCTCTGTGCTGTGAGGTCAAAAAGCTGAAGTATGAG GCTGAAACAAAGTTCTATAATGGCTTGGTGTATTACGGTGAAGGAG tgtctGACACGAGTGTGGTGGAAGGAGAGTCTCAAATACAGATGGGCCGCTTCATTTCCTTTTTACAG GAGCTGTCTTGTTTCGTCTCCCGTTGCTTTGAGGTGGTGGTCAATATGGTTCACCAGCTGGCTGCTTTATATAACAGCAACAA GAGTGCAACAAAAATCATTGAGTCCACAGGTGTACACTTTCAG ACAGTGTACGAGCATCTAGGTGAACTTCTGGCTGTCCTCATCACGCTTGATGAGATCATGGAGAACCACACCACGCTCAAGGAACACTGGAAGATGTACAAAAG GTTACTCAAATCTGTCCATCATAACCCAGGAAAGTTTGCCATTCCAGAGGAGAAGCTGAAGCCCTTTGAGAAGCTTATACTGAAGCTGGAGGGACAACTGCTGGACAGCATGATCTTTCAG GCTTGTGTGGAGCAGAGGTTTGATAATGCAGGAGAAGGAGTATCCGTCTCAAAAAACAGTGCCTTTGCTGAGGAGTTTTTCTACAATATTAGAACCATATTTGTCAATGTGGAGTCAAAGCTCG GAGAACCCTCTGAGATCGATCAGAGGGATAAGTACGCTGGCGTCTGTTGTCTCTTCGTGTTGCACTTTCATATCTTCAGGACCGTTGATAAGAAGATCTACAAATCCCTGTTGGATGTGTGTAAAAAG GTCCCCGCAGTGACTTTAACAGCAAACATCGTCTGGTTTCCcgacacgtttttaataaacaaagtcCCCGCAGCAGCCAAACTGATGGATAAGAAAAGCATCCAAAGCATCCGCAGCAACAGAGACACATTCTTACAGCAAAAAGCACAGATGCTAATTAA GGACATGCAGTCTTACTACATATTCGTGACCTCTTGGATGATGAAGATGGAGTCCATATTGTCCAAAGAACCCAAACCAGACAAACTCTCTGAAGATTTGAGCAACAGATGTAATACGTTTGTACAG GGAATACTGTACGCATACAGCATCAGCACCATCATCAAGACCACCATGAACATGTACATGTCCATGCAGCGCCCCATGACCAAGACCTCTGTGAAAGCCCTGTGCCGAATGGTGGAGCTGTTAAAA GCTGTTGAGCACACTTTCCACCGGCGGTCGTTGGTAGTCGCAGACTCTGTATCTCACATCACACAACAGCTACAGTCTCAAGCTCTGGCCTCCATCTCCGCTGCAAAG AAACGAGTGATCTCGGATAAGAAGTACAGTGAGCAGAGACTGGATGTTCTGTCTGCTCTGGTTCTGGCTGAAAACACTCTGAATGGCCCCAGTACCAAAGAGAGGAGGCTAGTAGTGTCTCTGGCTCTCAGCGTTGGCACTCAGATG AAAACATTTAAGGATGAGGAGCTTCTTCCTCTACAGCTCGTGCTGAAGAAACTGGATTTAATCAGTGAACTTAGAGAACG AGTGAAAGTGCAATGTGACTGCAGTTTCCTCTACTGGCATCGCACAGTGTTCCCTATCTATCTGGATGATGTGTATGAAAATGCTGTGGATGCGGCCAGAATACAC TACAAGTTCAGTGCGCTCAGAGACTGTGTGCCCACCATGCTGTACGCCAAACACATGGAGTCATGTGATCAGCTGCTGGTGTGTTACGACACTGAGATCATGGAAATCCTCAATCAG CACCTGCTGGACAAGCTGTGTAAGGAGATCGAGAAAGACCTGCGTCTGTCTGTGCACACGCACCTCAAACTGGATGACCGAAACCCTTTCAAAGTGGGCATGAAGGACCTGGCTCACTTTTTCTCTCTCAAACCTATTCGCTTCTTTAACCGGTTTATCGACATTAAAG CCTACGTGACTCACTATCTAGACAAGACGTTCTACAACCTGACGACTGTGGCTCTTCATGACTGGGCCACATACAGCGAGATGAGGAATCTCGCCACCCAGCGCTATGGTTTGTTCATGACTGAGGCCCATCTACCCAGCCAAACTCTAGAACAG GGACTTGATGTTCTTGAGATCATGAGGAACATTCACGTCTTTGTCTCCCGCTACCTCTACAACCTTAACAACCAG ATCTTCATAGAGAAGACCAGCAACAACAAGCACTTGAACACCATTAACATCCGTCACATTGCCAACTCTATTCGCACACATGGGACTGGCATCATGAACACAACG gtTAACTTTACGTATCAGTTCCTCCGTAAGAAATTCTACATTTTCAGTCAGTTCATGTACGATGAGCACATCAAATCCAGACTCATCAAAGACATCCGCTTCTTTAGGGAAACCAAGGACCAGACAGACCAGAAG TATCCTTTCGATCGAGCAGAGAAGTTTAACCGTGGAATTAGGAAGTTGGGTCTAACTCCTGATGGGCAGAGCTACCTGGACCAGTTTAGACAGCTGATCAGTCAGATCG GTAATGCAATGGGCTACGTAAGGATGATTCGTTCCGGAGGTCTGCACTGCTGCAGTAGTGCTATCAG GTTTGTTCCTGATCTAGAAGATATTGTGAACTTTGAAGAACTTGTGAAAGAGGAGGGTCTCTCAGAAGAGACACAGAAAGCTGCCAG cCAGCTCGACTGTGTGCTTAGCGACTTAACCAGCAATTCTGCCGAAGGAACCGAGTACTTTAAGATGCTGGTGGGGGTTTTCGCTCCAGAGTTTCGCAGCGCCAAGAACATGCACTTGAGGAACTTCTACATGATCGTTCCTCCTCTG ACAGTAAATTTTGTGGAACACTCCATCAGCTGCAAAGAAAAACTCAATAAGAAGAATAAGGAAGGAGCCACCTTCACAGACGACGGTTTTGCCATGG GGGTTGCCTACATCCTGAAGCTTTTAGACCAGTATCAGGAGTTTGACTCACTGCACTGGTTCCAGGCTGTCAGGGAAAAGTACAAGAAAGAGATGGTGAAGGAGCAGAACGTTCAGTCCACAAGCCAAGATGAGAAGCTCATGCAGACAATGAACCTGACGCAGAAGAGACTGGATGTCTATCTGCAG GAGTTTGAGCTGCTGTATTTCTCTCTGAGCAGCGCTCGGATCTTCTTCAGGGCTGATAAAACAGCGGCAGAGGAGACTCAGGAGAAGAAGGACAgag AGGACGTGAGTAAAAGCGGTGCCGGTTCTTCTACCGTCGAGGGTTCTCCTGGTGACCCAAGTGCCAAGTGA